A region from the Muribaculum gordoncarteri genome encodes:
- a CDS encoding RagB/SusD family nutrient uptake outer membrane protein yields the protein MKFINNNIIKCLAGVASLTALAGCSDSFLEQDPLSFYEPTTTYNTEAGLKSALARCDLSYKEMLMDGNGNMLPIASTYFMSDIGLYAKTDAGGGIMDDIANKITPTSGMATHGDSNSMIGFYNRSCDGIKYANTVLTYIDGVTSLDEVTRDAYKGRAYFHRAYKYYHMVLLFGDIPLITKIIQVPKQNYKSTSKQAIFEMLVHDLEFAVKHVPSMKDMPNYGEVNQEACMQLLIKCYLTVGEYAKAEAMATDLIENHGLALMEQPFGTFVPSGNPNTWEVSRNVVWDLHRGENVAIPANTETILPILNFNAQNFTYYPTMRATEVHWSNGDILDPHGLGSPTYNFARNRSEYDDNLDWLRVLGRGIGCFRTSKYYNRELWMYDGELDEQDLRHNRQMGNWVEMTDIRYNRPNSDFKGENMRLYADEDYYNDKGELVVAAGQLLCKDTIRSWYPIPLYKIYVLDQSASGNMGADQFNGATKGANCSNGNMYLFRLAETYLLRAEARFYQGNASGAAQDVNKVRARANAKKMFTTVTIGDILDERARELYLEEWRQPEMTRISWCLARSGQPDEWGETYDLNTWDKQSGTDLSGGSYWFKRCTRYSLFNHGQIVSKVILNYQLDKRNLFWPVPNSVITANFGAPLRQNYGYDGYDESVEMWTNWEDAVADEDVV from the coding sequence ATGAAATTCATAAACAACAACATAATCAAGTGCTTGGCCGGTGTCGCCTCATTGACTGCGCTTGCCGGTTGCTCCGACTCATTCCTGGAGCAGGACCCCCTGTCGTTCTATGAGCCCACGACAACCTACAACACCGAGGCCGGACTTAAGTCGGCGCTCGCCCGCTGCGACTTGTCCTACAAGGAAATGCTCATGGACGGTAACGGCAACATGCTCCCCATCGCATCCACCTATTTCATGTCCGATATAGGCCTGTATGCCAAGACCGATGCCGGCGGCGGTATAATGGACGATATCGCCAACAAGATTACACCCACCTCCGGTATGGCAACTCACGGCGACTCCAACTCAATGATTGGATTCTACAACCGCTCTTGCGACGGTATCAAGTATGCCAACACCGTGTTGACCTACATCGACGGTGTAACATCGCTCGACGAGGTAACTCGCGACGCCTACAAGGGCCGCGCCTACTTCCACCGCGCCTACAAGTACTATCACATGGTGCTCCTCTTTGGCGACATACCCTTGATCACCAAAATCATCCAGGTGCCCAAGCAGAACTACAAGTCGACCAGCAAGCAGGCCATCTTCGAGATGCTTGTTCACGACCTCGAGTTTGCCGTGAAGCATGTGCCCTCGATGAAGGATATGCCCAACTACGGCGAGGTAAACCAGGAAGCTTGTATGCAGCTCCTCATTAAGTGCTACCTCACTGTAGGTGAATACGCCAAGGCCGAAGCCATGGCAACCGACCTCATCGAGAACCACGGACTCGCCCTCATGGAGCAGCCCTTCGGTACATTCGTGCCCTCAGGCAACCCCAACACTTGGGAAGTATCGCGTAACGTAGTTTGGGACCTCCATCGCGGTGAAAACGTGGCAATCCCCGCCAACACCGAAACCATCCTCCCCATCCTCAACTTCAACGCCCAGAACTTCACCTACTATCCCACAATGCGCGCCACCGAAGTACACTGGTCCAACGGCGACATCCTCGACCCCCACGGACTCGGTTCGCCCACCTACAACTTCGCACGCAACCGCTCCGAGTATGACGACAATCTCGACTGGCTCCGCGTGCTCGGCCGTGGCATCGGTTGCTTCCGCACATCCAAGTACTACAACCGCGAGTTGTGGATGTACGACGGCGAGCTCGACGAGCAGGACCTCCGTCACAACCGTCAGATGGGTAACTGGGTTGAAATGACCGACATCCGCTACAACCGTCCCAACTCCGACTTCAAGGGCGAGAACATGCGCCTCTACGCCGATGAGGACTACTACAACGACAAGGGCGAGCTCGTTGTCGCTGCAGGTCAGCTCCTTTGCAAGGACACAATCCGCAGCTGGTATCCCATTCCCTTGTATAAGATCTATGTCCTCGACCAGAGCGCATCAGGCAACATGGGAGCCGACCAGTTCAACGGTGCCACCAAAGGTGCCAACTGCTCTAATGGCAACATGTACCTCTTCCGCCTTGCCGAAACCTACCTCCTCCGCGCCGAAGCACGCTTCTATCAGGGCAACGCCTCAGGAGCAGCTCAGGATGTAAACAAGGTGCGCGCACGCGCCAACGCCAAGAAGATGTTCACCACCGTGACAATCGGCGACATCCTCGACGAACGCGCTCGCGAGCTCTATCTCGAAGAGTGGCGCCAGCCCGAAATGACCCGTATCTCATGGTGTCTTGCACGCAGTGGCCAGCCCGACGAATGGGGCGAAACCTACGACCTCAACACTTGGGACAAGCAGAGCGGCACCGACCTTTCGGGAGGTAGCTACTGGTTCAAGCGCTGCACACGCTACAGCCTCTTCAACCATGGCCAGATTGTGTCAAAGGTAATCCTCAACTACCAGCTCGACAAGCGCAACCTCTTCTGGCCCGTTCCCAACTCCGTGATCACTGCCAACTTCGGAGCGCCCCTCCGTCAGAACTACGGTTACGACGGATACGACGAATCAGTTGAAATGTGGACCAACTGGGAAGACGCAGTCGCCGACGAAGACGTAGTATAA
- a CDS encoding 2-oxoacid:acceptor oxidoreductase family protein, which translates to MKEEIIIAGFGGQGVLSMGKILAYAALMNDLEVSWMPAYGPEQRGGTANVTVILSDTPISSPVLDSYDIAVVLNQQSLDKFEPKVKPGGLLIYDSYGIHRAPQRGDITVHEIKAMDATFDMGNSKAYNMVVLGALLGIRDLVPLDAVMRGLKKTLPERHHHLLPMNEEAIQLGMTLVNEK; encoded by the coding sequence ATGAAGGAAGAGATAATCATAGCCGGATTTGGCGGACAGGGTGTGCTGTCGATGGGCAAAATACTTGCCTACGCCGCTTTAATGAACGACCTTGAGGTGAGCTGGATGCCGGCCTACGGCCCGGAACAGCGCGGAGGTACGGCCAATGTGACCGTGATACTCAGCGACACTCCCATAAGCTCGCCCGTGCTCGACAGCTACGACATAGCCGTGGTGCTTAACCAGCAGAGCCTCGACAAGTTTGAGCCTAAGGTGAAGCCCGGCGGACTGCTGATATATGACTCCTACGGCATACACCGCGCTCCCCAACGCGGCGACATCACCGTACACGAGATAAAGGCGATGGACGCGACATTTGACATGGGCAACAGCAAGGCCTACAACATGGTTGTGCTTGGCGCACTTCTCGGCATACGCGACCTTGTGCCTCTCGACGCCGTGATGCGCGGATTGAAGAAGACTCTTCCCGAGCGTCATCATCACCTGCTGCCGATGAATGAGGAGGCGATACAGCTTGGCATGACACTTGTCAACGAAAAATAA
- a CDS encoding SusC/RagA family TonB-linked outer membrane protein, protein MKKHRFITWLTFLLVGIVSLSAQQYSLKGEVLDELGDPLIGATVKVKSDPNNGVMTDINGQFALNVSKGDVLQVSYIGYVTVELPITDQNNIKIEMKEDSQILDEVVVVGYGTMRKKDLTGSVVQINPEKIADTNPGSVQDLLRGTAGLQIGYDASAKGQSASIQLRGQNSLGTNASPMIVLDGMAFYGELSEINPDDIAQIDVLKDASSAAIYGAKAAAGVIIITTKKGKEGKPVINVSANLAVNTKSAYRDFFDRTNWETYREDWYKMYYTYGIGEDGLYGYYNARDTKAEGKPILYPKGYFDNPSRLSDAEQSAWMTNIGAAGFGAAAGESALELYARRMSMDNAPLMMSNFLAGNYYDWNDAVFRTGLNQDYNASISGASERVNYYMSIGYMKNEGVVRGNDYDAFRASLKLHTQVTDWLEVGAQVNFQNRSDGDMQVSLGSNYWDANMLRNSPYAGMYTEDGSYNQYPMTGFAANGAGYNYFFDNQYYDLDRGYTVLNSIFNVKVNLPLGFSYQFNITPRMQWYHDYYHMSADLPGASPADRGVNRSNSKNFDWNLNNTLIWDRTIADIHRFTVTLVQEAEDHKYWSDNIYARNITPTDVLGFHYTAGGNKEQSSFSTYDSHYTAASYLGRVFYSYDNRYMITGTFRRDGYSGFGANHPWGNFGSVGLGWNFSEEKFMENTRDWLDNAKLRLSWGTNGNREFGDVYKTLANLTLGSPMAYLDKSGKPVIVNTLSMSRLGAPDLVWEKTHAYNVGLDFSILNYRLTGSLDFYHKITKDMIMSQRLPSFTGFSSIAANLGEVQNTGFEFSLNSTNIKNRDLVWNTSVGFSYNKNRIKHLYYDYDENGVERDDTSNGWYINHPIGEIWYYETDGVWQNTPEDIAAAALVGQVPGDIKVKNNYTDDDKILDDGTRIPVYNDNDKVYLGTTAPPIYWNMRNEFTLWNDLTISFSLYSYMGHKSLAGYWLNSDNGGSVVTNGFNVPAKKYWTPDNPTNDYGRLEAKGPNTGLSGGVSKLYNRNFVRLDNITVGYTIPQKWTRQWAIEKLRITASCNNVCTISGWEYGDPETGGLATRKFNFGLNITL, encoded by the coding sequence ATGAAAAAACATCGATTCATTACGTGGCTGACATTCCTCCTTGTTGGAATTGTAAGCCTTAGTGCGCAACAGTACTCTCTAAAGGGAGAAGTGCTGGACGAACTTGGGGACCCTCTGATAGGTGCTACCGTGAAAGTCAAGAGTGATCCTAATAATGGTGTTATGACCGACATCAACGGTCAGTTTGCCTTAAACGTGTCAAAAGGCGATGTCCTGCAGGTATCCTACATCGGATATGTCACTGTTGAACTGCCTATTACTGACCAAAACAACATCAAGATAGAGATGAAAGAGGACTCTCAGATTCTCGACGAGGTCGTTGTAGTTGGTTACGGCACAATGCGTAAGAAGGACCTTACAGGTTCTGTTGTGCAAATCAATCCTGAAAAAATTGCCGACACCAATCCCGGTTCGGTGCAAGACCTTCTTAGAGGTACTGCCGGTCTGCAGATTGGTTACGACGCATCGGCCAAGGGTCAGAGCGCTTCAATCCAGTTGCGCGGACAGAACTCCCTCGGTACCAATGCAAGCCCTATGATCGTCCTCGACGGTATGGCATTCTACGGCGAGCTTTCTGAAATCAATCCCGACGACATCGCTCAGATCGATGTTCTCAAGGATGCCTCTTCAGCCGCCATCTACGGTGCCAAGGCTGCCGCCGGTGTAATCATCATCACCACCAAGAAAGGTAAGGAAGGAAAGCCCGTGATCAACGTGAGCGCCAACCTCGCCGTAAACACCAAGTCGGCCTATCGCGACTTCTTCGACCGCACAAACTGGGAAACCTACCGTGAGGACTGGTACAAGATGTACTACACCTACGGAATCGGCGAAGACGGCCTCTACGGCTACTACAATGCACGCGACACCAAGGCCGAAGGCAAGCCCATCCTATATCCCAAAGGCTACTTCGACAATCCCTCTCGCCTGAGCGATGCCGAGCAATCAGCTTGGATGACCAACATCGGCGCAGCCGGTTTCGGTGCTGCTGCAGGTGAATCGGCATTGGAGCTCTACGCCCGCCGTATGTCTATGGACAACGCTCCCTTGATGATGTCCAACTTCCTCGCAGGCAACTACTACGACTGGAACGACGCCGTGTTCCGCACCGGTCTTAACCAGGACTACAATGCAAGCATCTCGGGTGCTTCGGAGCGCGTCAACTACTACATGTCTATCGGTTACATGAAAAATGAAGGTGTTGTGCGTGGTAACGACTACGACGCTTTCCGCGCAAGCTTGAAGTTGCACACTCAGGTTACCGACTGGCTCGAAGTAGGTGCACAGGTTAACTTCCAGAACCGTTCCGACGGCGACATGCAGGTATCGCTCGGCTCCAACTACTGGGACGCCAACATGCTCCGCAACTCTCCCTACGCAGGCATGTACACCGAGGACGGTAGCTACAACCAGTATCCTATGACAGGTTTTGCTGCCAACGGTGCCGGTTACAACTACTTCTTCGACAATCAGTACTACGACCTCGACCGCGGTTACACCGTGTTGAACTCAATCTTCAACGTGAAGGTCAACCTTCCCCTTGGATTCTCCTATCAGTTCAACATCACCCCGCGCATGCAGTGGTACCACGACTACTATCACATGTCGGCCGACCTCCCCGGAGCATCGCCCGCCGACCGAGGTGTTAACCGTAGCAACTCCAAGAACTTCGACTGGAACCTAAACAACACCCTTATCTGGGACCGCACAATCGCCGACATCCACCGCTTTACTGTAACTCTCGTTCAGGAAGCTGAGGACCACAAGTACTGGAGCGACAACATCTACGCCCGCAACATCACGCCCACCGATGTGCTCGGATTCCACTACACTGCCGGCGGCAACAAGGAACAAAGCTCCTTCAGCACCTACGACAGCCACTACACCGCAGCATCTTATCTCGGTCGCGTATTCTACAGCTACGACAACCGCTACATGATCACCGGTACATTCCGTCGCGACGGTTACTCGGGATTCGGTGCCAACCATCCTTGGGGTAACTTCGGTTCGGTTGGTCTTGGTTGGAACTTCTCCGAGGAAAAATTCATGGAGAATACCCGCGACTGGCTCGACAATGCCAAGCTGCGCCTCTCTTGGGGTACCAACGGTAACCGCGAGTTTGGCGATGTCTACAAGACCCTTGCCAACCTTACTCTCGGAAGCCCCATGGCCTACCTCGACAAGAGCGGAAAGCCCGTCATCGTCAACACCCTTTCTATGAGCCGACTCGGTGCTCCCGACCTCGTTTGGGAAAAGACTCACGCCTACAATGTCGGTCTTGACTTCTCGATTCTGAACTACCGACTCACCGGTAGCCTCGACTTCTACCACAAGATCACCAAGGACATGATCATGTCGCAGCGTCTGCCCTCGTTCACCGGATTCAGCTCTATCGCTGCCAACCTCGGTGAAGTGCAGAACACCGGTTTTGAGTTCTCGCTCAACTCGACCAACATCAAGAACCGCGACTTAGTGTGGAACACCTCTGTAGGCTTCTCCTACAACAAGAACCGCATCAAGCACCTCTACTACGACTACGACGAGAACGGTGTTGAGCGCGACGACACTTCCAACGGCTGGTACATCAACCATCCTATCGGTGAAATCTGGTACTACGAAACCGACGGCGTTTGGCAGAACACTCCCGAGGACATCGCTGCCGCCGCACTCGTAGGTCAGGTACCCGGTGATATCAAGGTTAAGAACAACTACACCGACGACGACAAGATCCTCGACGACGGAACCCGCATCCCCGTTTACAACGACAACGATAAGGTTTACCTCGGCACTACCGCTCCTCCCATCTACTGGAACATGCGCAACGAGTTCACCCTCTGGAACGACCTTACAATCTCCTTCTCGCTCTACTCCTACATGGGCCACAAGAGCCTTGCAGGATACTGGCTCAACAGCGACAACGGAGGTTCGGTTGTCACCAACGGTTTCAACGTGCCCGCCAAGAAGTACTGGACTCCCGACAATCCCACCAACGACTACGGTCGTCTTGAGGCAAAGGGTCCCAACACCGGTCTTTCAGGAGGCGTAAGCAAGCTCTACAACCGCAACTTCGTTCGTCTTGACAACATAACTGTCGGATACACAATTCCTCAGAAGTGGACTCGCCAGTGGGCTATCGAGAAACTCCGCATCACTGCAAGCTGCAACAACGTTTGCACAATCTCAGGATGGGAGTATGGCGACCCCGAAACAGGCGGTCTTGCAACCCGTAAGTTCAACTTCGGCCTTAACATCACACTTTAA
- a CDS encoding 4Fe-4S dicluster domain-containing protein codes for MAKVQGAVVINEERCKGCNLCVMACPADVLALQSKEVNNRGYHFAYMANEQACIGCSSCAVVCPDGCIEVYRVVIK; via the coding sequence ATGGCAAAAGTTCAAGGGGCGGTGGTAATAAACGAGGAGCGTTGCAAAGGCTGCAACCTGTGCGTCATGGCCTGTCCTGCCGATGTTTTGGCTCTCCAGTCAAAGGAAGTAAACAACCGTGGTTATCATTTTGCCTACATGGCCAATGAGCAAGCCTGTATAGGATGCTCGAGCTGTGCAGTTGTCTGTCCCGACGGGTGCATCGAGGTGTACCGTGTGGTTATAAAATAA
- a CDS encoding transposase, producing the protein MTTQHPKDNVTAIGVIKNLPYDKISEIAAKTKVDYKAKKLRGVDMMDDCIFAMLSSSQVSQRIISIKNGIPLMTDTNGTSDSKRTVVVHSSFSERLTRINIDFFKEAYALICSKYLKYVPDAVLDDMQIIRVDSTMVAETSNKLVEGFSTGMTKNTSSDRRQLKYTMAYNGLNVVAANVFTERTYSADNAPISKTVAQCLRKRAGMSNGYVFDRGLKDVDDFKCIAKLTKQNRAFFVGRLNLNRCTQPVETMLPEDSVLADNEVVVTADDKGYLRAKQSDKWDTSCLYRIIRVRFKTPRPESPRNTRRHARHYDDEMVLITNNFEKDAIEIVQYYRRRWDIEVFFKFLKQDLSFSHFISTNVHGIQVMLYMTLIVALLVKIYSIAHNMGPRIAKQAIMTELIRYQTETIKRLEAQVKSMKSEVNNLKIKILSLQTSSDH; encoded by the coding sequence ATGACTACACAGCACCCAAAAGATAATGTAACAGCCATCGGGGTGATAAAAAACCTCCCATACGATAAAATCTCAGAGATAGCGGCCAAAACAAAGGTCGATTACAAAGCAAAAAAATTACGTGGAGTAGACATGATGGACGACTGCATATTTGCAATGCTGTCTTCATCTCAGGTCAGTCAAAGGATTATATCGATAAAAAATGGCATCCCGCTGATGACGGACACAAATGGCACCTCTGACAGCAAGCGCACAGTGGTGGTTCATTCATCTTTCAGCGAGCGGCTGACCAGGATAAATATAGATTTTTTCAAAGAGGCATATGCACTGATATGCTCCAAATATCTTAAGTATGTACCCGATGCTGTACTGGATGACATGCAAATAATACGCGTTGACAGCACCATGGTCGCCGAGACCTCAAACAAACTTGTGGAGGGTTTCTCTACCGGCATGACAAAAAATACATCTTCAGACCGGAGACAACTCAAGTACACCATGGCTTATAACGGACTCAACGTTGTGGCGGCCAATGTCTTTACAGAAAGGACATATTCTGCCGACAATGCCCCGATAAGCAAGACTGTGGCACAATGTCTGCGTAAAAGGGCGGGGATGTCGAATGGATATGTCTTTGACAGAGGCTTGAAGGATGTGGATGATTTCAAATGTATCGCGAAACTGACAAAACAGAACCGGGCCTTCTTCGTCGGGAGGCTCAACCTAAACCGCTGCACACAACCCGTAGAAACGATGTTGCCCGAAGACTCTGTGCTGGCAGACAATGAAGTGGTAGTGACCGCGGATGACAAGGGTTATCTCAGAGCCAAACAATCCGACAAATGGGATACCTCATGCCTTTACAGGATTATACGGGTTAGATTCAAGACACCGCGTCCGGAATCTCCACGAAACACCAGACGCCACGCCCGACACTATGATGACGAGATGGTCTTGATTACCAATAACTTTGAGAAAGATGCCATCGAAATTGTCCAATATTACCGAAGGCGCTGGGATATTGAGGTATTCTTTAAATTTCTCAAACAGGATCTGAGCTTTTCACATTTTATATCAACAAATGTACACGGAATACAGGTAATGCTGTATATGACCCTGATTGTCGCCCTGCTGGTTAAAATATATTCCATTGCCCATAATATGGGGCCACGCATAGCCAAACAGGCCATCATGACAGAATTGATTAGATATCAGACAGAAACGATAAAAAGACTTGAGGCTCAAGTAAAATCAATGAAATCAGAGGTCAATAATCTAAAAATCAAAATACTATCGTTACAAACCTCTTCCGACCACTAG
- a CDS encoding 3-methyl-2-oxobutanoate dehydrogenase subunit VorB translates to MKEDIKLMKGNEAIAHAAIRYGADGYFGYPITPQSEILETLEELMPWESTGMVVLQAESEIAAINMVYGGAACGKAVFTSSSSPGVSLKQEGISYIAAGELPALIINVMRGGPGLGTIQPSQADYFQATKGGGHGDYKLITLAPSSVQEMADFVGLGFDLAFKYRTPSIILADGIVGQMMEKVVLPTQRKRRTDAEIAEQCPWAVTGKPSTRSRNVMTTLELDPAVMEEINNRLQAKYRIIEENEVRFQSYDTDDADYLIVAFGSIARICQKCVEEARAQGVKIGLLRPITLWPFPTEEIKRLASHVKGILVVEINAGQMIEDVRLACHDSVPVYHYGRLGGIVPNPQEVVDAFFNYFPEANKQ, encoded by the coding sequence ATGAAAGAAGATATAAAATTGATGAAAGGCAATGAGGCTATAGCCCATGCCGCAATTAGATACGGAGCCGACGGTTACTTCGGCTATCCCATTACGCCGCAGAGCGAAATCCTTGAAACCCTCGAGGAGCTGATGCCCTGGGAGTCAACCGGCATGGTTGTGCTTCAGGCCGAGAGCGAAATCGCGGCCATCAACATGGTGTATGGCGGTGCCGCCTGTGGCAAGGCTGTTTTCACCTCATCCTCTTCGCCCGGCGTAAGCCTGAAGCAGGAGGGTATAAGCTATATAGCCGCCGGCGAGCTGCCCGCTCTCATCATCAACGTGATGCGCGGAGGCCCCGGACTCGGCACCATACAGCCCTCGCAAGCCGACTATTTCCAGGCTACCAAGGGCGGCGGTCACGGCGACTACAAGCTCATAACTCTTGCTCCCTCATCGGTGCAGGAGATGGCCGATTTCGTGGGACTCGGATTTGACCTGGCGTTCAAGTACAGGACTCCCTCAATCATTCTTGCCGACGGAATCGTGGGACAGATGATGGAGAAGGTGGTGCTGCCTACCCAGCGCAAGCGTCGCACCGACGCCGAGATTGCCGAGCAGTGTCCCTGGGCGGTGACCGGCAAGCCGTCGACCCGCTCGCGCAACGTGATGACAACCCTCGAGCTCGACCCGGCCGTGATGGAGGAGATCAACAACCGCCTGCAGGCCAAGTACCGCATTATCGAGGAGAACGAGGTGCGCTTCCAGAGCTACGACACCGACGATGCCGATTACCTGATTGTGGCTTTCGGCTCAATCGCCCGCATCTGTCAGAAGTGTGTCGAGGAGGCCCGTGCACAAGGGGTGAAGATAGGACTGCTTCGCCCGATAACGCTGTGGCCGTTCCCCACCGAGGAGATCAAGCGCCTCGCTTCGCATGTCAAGGGAATCCTCGTGGTGGAGATAAACGCCGGCCAGATGATAGAGGATGTGCGCCTCGCATGCCACGACTCGGTGCCCGTGTACCACTACGGCCGTCTTGGCGGCATCGTTCCCAATCCGCAGGAGGTTGTCGACGCGTTCTTCAACTATTTCCCCGAGGCCAATAAACAATAG
- a CDS encoding thiamine pyrophosphate-dependent enzyme yields MDIKDIIKPENKVYTKPRLLNDNHMHYCPGCSHGVVHKLIAEIVDEMGLEDKTIGIAPVGCAVFAYNYVDIDWIEAAHGRAPAIATAVKRLSPDRMVFTYQGDGDLAAIGTCESIHAANRGENITIIFINNGIYGMTGGQMAPTTLEGMKTSTTPYGRRVDLNGYPLKIGPIFAMLEGTCYVTRQSVHTPANVRKTKAALKQAFRNSMEGLGTSVVEIVSTCSSGWKMTPHEANVWMEENMFAHYPLGDLKNTVKK; encoded by the coding sequence ATGGATATCAAAGATATAATCAAACCTGAGAACAAGGTCTACACCAAGCCTCGCCTGCTCAACGACAACCACATGCACTACTGCCCCGGATGCAGCCACGGCGTTGTGCACAAGCTGATTGCCGAGATTGTGGATGAGATGGGCCTTGAGGACAAGACGATAGGAATCGCACCGGTGGGATGCGCCGTGTTTGCTTACAATTATGTCGACATCGACTGGATCGAGGCCGCCCACGGTCGTGCTCCGGCAATTGCGACTGCCGTTAAGCGACTGTCGCCCGACCGCATGGTGTTCACCTATCAGGGCGACGGCGACCTTGCCGCAATAGGAACCTGCGAGTCGATTCACGCTGCCAACCGTGGCGAGAACATCACCATCATATTCATCAACAACGGCATATACGGCATGACGGGCGGCCAGATGGCGCCCACCACGCTTGAAGGCATGAAGACATCTACCACCCCCTACGGCCGCCGTGTTGACCTTAACGGCTATCCGCTGAAGATAGGCCCCATATTCGCCATGCTGGAGGGTACGTGCTATGTCACCCGTCAGTCGGTGCACACCCCGGCCAATGTGCGCAAGACCAAGGCCGCGCTTAAGCAGGCGTTCCGCAACTCGATGGAGGGCCTCGGCACCTCGGTGGTGGAGATCGTGAGCACATGCAGCTCGGGATGGAAGATGACTCCTCACGAAGCCAATGTGTGGATGGAAGAAAACATGTTTGCCCACTATCCGCTGGGCGACCTTAAAAACACAGTGAAGAAATGA